A genome region from Hevea brasiliensis isolate MT/VB/25A 57/8 chromosome 7, ASM3005281v1, whole genome shotgun sequence includes the following:
- the LOC110666129 gene encoding uncharacterized protein LOC110666129 isoform X2, producing the protein MPMATRSLNRIVATVMISSAALSLTPKPAFANLTHPVCPDSISFDAKEKMKTMGYQSYFTIHRYGSAQKGNEMPNEEVKCRNSIVGWFKVISGNYKCPTDDLVSNWNESNFGDFPVNEEGLVKKALVDWNYKDLDVENKYKVRINFVLYNDTQSTVYNSSEQDPSPAVVHLCDDGTPYGPAFNRAIEGMRAGGIRRIIFPRNCAPRSLEPCAPNIKAYGVMDVELVAVCASPVCC; encoded by the exons ATGCCCATGGCAACCAGAAGTTTAAATCGGATAGTAGCAACAGTGATGATTTCTTCTGCTGCGCTCTCTCTCACACCCAAGCCAGCGTTTGCCA ACTTAACTCATCCAGTATGCCCCGATTCCATTAGTTTTGATGCTAAGGAGAAGATGAAAACAATGGGCTACCAGTCCTATTTCACCATTCATAGATATGGCAG CGCACAGAAGGGCAATGAGATGCCTAATGAAGAGGTCAAATGTCGCAACTCCATCGTTGGATGGTTCAAGGTCATCTCCGGGAACTACAAATGTCCTACAGATGATTTGGTGTCAAATTGGAATGAAAGTAACTTTGGAGACTTCCCAGTAAATGAAG AGGGACTGGTGAAAAAGGCACTGGTGGATTGGAACTACAAGGACCTGGACGTTGAAAATAAATATAAG GTGAGAATCAACTTTGTTCTTTATAACGATACCCAAAGCACCGTTTATAACAGTTCAGAGCAAGATCCTTCTCCGGCAGTAGTCCACTTGTGCGATGATGGAACTCCATATGGTCCAG CATTTAATAGAGCGATTGAAGGAATGCGAGCAGGAGGGATAAGAAGGATCATTTTTCCCAGGAACTGTGCACCC AGGAGTCTTGAGCCTTGTGCTCCGAATATCAAAGCGTACGGAGTTATGGATGTGGAGTTGGTTGCAGTTTGTGCATCCCCGGTGTGCTGCTAG
- the LOC110666129 gene encoding uncharacterized protein LOC110666129 isoform X1 yields MPMATRSLNRIVATVMISSAALSLTPKPAFANLTHPVCPDSISFDAKEKMKTMGYQSYFTIHRYGSAQKGNEMPNEEVKCRNSIVGWFKVISGNYKCPTDDLVSNWNESNFGDFPVNEEGLVKKALVDWNYKDLDVENKYKVCYRDVKVGSGAIATNDPILQVRINFVLYNDTQSTVYNSSEQDPSPAVVHLCDDGTPYGPAFNRAIEGMRAGGIRRIIFPRNCAPRSLEPCAPNIKAYGVMDVELVAVCASPVCC; encoded by the exons ATGCCCATGGCAACCAGAAGTTTAAATCGGATAGTAGCAACAGTGATGATTTCTTCTGCTGCGCTCTCTCTCACACCCAAGCCAGCGTTTGCCA ACTTAACTCATCCAGTATGCCCCGATTCCATTAGTTTTGATGCTAAGGAGAAGATGAAAACAATGGGCTACCAGTCCTATTTCACCATTCATAGATATGGCAG CGCACAGAAGGGCAATGAGATGCCTAATGAAGAGGTCAAATGTCGCAACTCCATCGTTGGATGGTTCAAGGTCATCTCCGGGAACTACAAATGTCCTACAGATGATTTGGTGTCAAATTGGAATGAAAGTAACTTTGGAGACTTCCCAGTAAATGAAG AGGGACTGGTGAAAAAGGCACTGGTGGATTGGAACTACAAGGACCTGGACGTTGAAAATAAATATAAGGTTTGTTACCGGGACGTTAAAGTGGGTTCAGGTGCTATTGCAACAAATGATCCTATTTTACAA GTGAGAATCAACTTTGTTCTTTATAACGATACCCAAAGCACCGTTTATAACAGTTCAGAGCAAGATCCTTCTCCGGCAGTAGTCCACTTGTGCGATGATGGAACTCCATATGGTCCAG CATTTAATAGAGCGATTGAAGGAATGCGAGCAGGAGGGATAAGAAGGATCATTTTTCCCAGGAACTGTGCACCC AGGAGTCTTGAGCCTTGTGCTCCGAATATCAAAGCGTACGGAGTTATGGATGTGGAGTTGGTTGCAGTTTGTGCATCCCCGGTGTGCTGCTAG
- the LOC110666129 gene encoding uncharacterized protein LOC110666129 isoform X3, with translation MPMATRSLNRIVATVMISSAALSLTPKPAFANLTHPVCPDSISFDAKEKMKTMGYQSYFTIHRYGSAQKGNEMPNEEVKCRNSIVGWFKVISGNYKCPTDDLVSNWNESNFGDFPVNEEGLVKKALVDWNYKDLDVENKYKVCYRDVKVGSGAIATNDPILQVRINFVLYNDTQSTVYNSSEQDPSPAVVHLCDDGTPYGPEES, from the exons ATGCCCATGGCAACCAGAAGTTTAAATCGGATAGTAGCAACAGTGATGATTTCTTCTGCTGCGCTCTCTCTCACACCCAAGCCAGCGTTTGCCA ACTTAACTCATCCAGTATGCCCCGATTCCATTAGTTTTGATGCTAAGGAGAAGATGAAAACAATGGGCTACCAGTCCTATTTCACCATTCATAGATATGGCAG CGCACAGAAGGGCAATGAGATGCCTAATGAAGAGGTCAAATGTCGCAACTCCATCGTTGGATGGTTCAAGGTCATCTCCGGGAACTACAAATGTCCTACAGATGATTTGGTGTCAAATTGGAATGAAAGTAACTTTGGAGACTTCCCAGTAAATGAAG AGGGACTGGTGAAAAAGGCACTGGTGGATTGGAACTACAAGGACCTGGACGTTGAAAATAAATATAAGGTTTGTTACCGGGACGTTAAAGTGGGTTCAGGTGCTATTGCAACAAATGATCCTATTTTACAA GTGAGAATCAACTTTGTTCTTTATAACGATACCCAAAGCACCGTTTATAACAGTTCAGAGCAAGATCCTTCTCCGGCAGTAGTCCACTTGTGCGATGATGGAACTCCATATGGTCCAG AGGAGTCTTGA